In a genomic window of Aeromonas veronii:
- a CDS encoding response regulator transcription factor → MDSQFTIVIADDHPLFRGALYQAVHMAINDAQLLEADSIDSLTSLLGEHPEVDLLLLDLKMPGANGFEGLAHLRGQYPDLPIVVVSASEDATIIQQVLRLGALGFIPKSAPMKELVNALNTVIGGDNWVPEGISLHPESEDGPDFASKLASLTPQQYKVLIMLRDGSLNKQIAWELNVSEATIKAHITAIFRKLGVKNRTQAVIALQQLDIKES, encoded by the coding sequence ATGGACAGCCAATTTACCATCGTCATCGCAGATGACCACCCCCTGTTTCGGGGCGCCCTCTACCAAGCGGTGCACATGGCCATCAACGACGCTCAATTGCTGGAAGCGGACTCCATCGACAGCCTGACCAGCCTGCTCGGCGAGCACCCCGAGGTTGACCTGCTGCTGCTCGATCTCAAAATGCCGGGGGCCAATGGCTTCGAGGGACTGGCTCACCTGCGCGGTCAGTATCCCGACCTGCCCATCGTGGTGGTCTCCGCCTCGGAAGATGCGACCATCATCCAGCAGGTGTTGCGGCTCGGCGCGCTCGGCTTCATCCCCAAATCGGCACCGATGAAGGAGCTGGTCAACGCCCTCAATACGGTGATCGGGGGGGATAACTGGGTGCCGGAAGGCATCTCGCTCCATCCCGAATCGGAAGATGGCCCCGATTTCGCCAGCAAGCTGGCCAGCCTCACCCCCCAGCAGTACAAGGTACTGATCATGCTGCGCGATGGCAGCCTTAACAAGCAGATCGCCTGGGAGCTCAACGTCTCCGAGGCCACCATCAAGGCCCATATCACCGCCATCTTCAGAAAACTGGGCGTCAAAAACCGCACTCAGGCGGTCATTGCCCTGCAGCAGCTCGATATCAAGGAGAGCTGA
- a CDS encoding TetR/AcrR family transcriptional regulator — protein MSKGRLTRETILQTAFEQASQQGLESLTIGSLASACEMSKSGLFAHFQSRDNLQIAVLEYAAEVFRLRVIQPVRQQEHQSQHDKLIALLRAWQAWNHCFAGRCMFLDAWTSAQDGHEQKSQVQQAAHQLVRFWLDYLARQVVQGQAAGEWRREMDPWRAVYRLYGLYLADQVFNDLELCQDPARHFWPEVEALLSSWR, from the coding sequence ATGAGCAAAGGTCGCCTGACCCGGGAAACCATTTTGCAGACTGCCTTTGAGCAGGCGAGCCAGCAAGGGCTGGAAAGCCTGACCATCGGCTCACTGGCCAGCGCCTGTGAGATGTCGAAAAGCGGCCTGTTTGCCCACTTTCAATCCCGCGACAATCTGCAGATCGCCGTGCTGGAGTACGCCGCCGAGGTGTTCCGGCTGCGGGTTATCCAGCCGGTACGCCAGCAGGAGCACCAGAGCCAGCATGACAAGCTGATCGCCTTGCTGCGCGCCTGGCAGGCGTGGAACCACTGTTTCGCCGGACGCTGCATGTTCCTCGATGCCTGGACCTCGGCGCAGGATGGTCATGAGCAAAAGAGCCAGGTGCAGCAGGCCGCCCATCAACTGGTGCGCTTCTGGCTCGACTATCTGGCCCGTCAGGTGGTGCAGGGTCAGGCCGCAGGCGAGTGGCGACGGGAGATGGATCCCTGGCGCGCCGTTTACCGCCTCTATGGCCTCTATCTGGCGGATCAGGTGTTCAACGATCTCGAACTGTGTCAGGATCCAGCCCGCCATTTCTGGCCCGAAGTGGAGGCTCTGCTGAGCAGCTGGCGCTGA
- a CDS encoding alpha-amylase, which yields MRRAPNLSSLWLALLAAPLFTPKAMAAPEVHLYVDGQPVATPIALDKGTVELIHPLAKGSHQIRISDAGNSCGTSFGPSESKPLPFGTAQPMDKCSKDHSFTLRVMLAGEYQFTFNPDTPSLKVLRATKKSEFKRQPPEEPCISWDGSPVTVSLKEVWPDGTRLRDAYSKQEAVVKQGKLTLTPSKESGGLLLLEPAKATKPAPFSWDQASVYFLLTDRFHNGDPANDHSFGRQKDGQDEVATWHGGDFKGLTAKLDYIKSLGINAIWITPMVEQVHGFIGGGEQGNFPFYAYHGYWALDFTKIDPNYGDEESLKTLVDEAHKRGMRIILDVVMNHAGYATLADLQDLGLTELTQNTAKLPTVWNQWHPSGGLNWHGYNQFIDYQSPAWNKWWSGDWVRAGLPGYPQPGTDDVTGSVAGLPDFLTESTKPVGLPPLLAAKKDTLAKALPDATVSDYLIAWHTDWVRRFGIDGFRADTVKHLEPEVWAKLKQAGTTALKEWKAANPGKALDDLPFYMVGEVWDHGVAKDFWYQNGFDSLINFDYQREFALPQAQCLASAEPTYASYASRINQDPEFNVLSYISSHDTKLFFGDYQDVPLQRRVANSFMLLPGGIQLYYGDESGRGLAKDGGVFDLALRSDMNWHELASGDKAELVKHWQQLGQFRAAHPAIAAGSHQKLSDAPYAFVREKGDDKVVVVFAGRQK from the coding sequence ATGCGTCGCGCTCCCAACTTATCCTCTCTCTGGCTTGCCCTGCTGGCCGCCCCTCTGTTCACCCCAAAGGCGATGGCCGCCCCCGAGGTTCACCTCTATGTGGATGGTCAGCCGGTCGCAACCCCGATCGCACTGGACAAAGGCACGGTGGAGCTGATCCATCCCCTTGCCAAGGGGAGCCACCAGATCCGCATCAGCGACGCAGGCAACAGTTGCGGCACCAGCTTTGGCCCGAGCGAGAGCAAGCCGCTTCCCTTCGGCACCGCCCAGCCCATGGACAAATGCAGCAAGGATCACAGCTTTACCCTGCGGGTCATGCTGGCTGGGGAGTATCAGTTCACCTTCAACCCGGATACCCCCAGCCTCAAGGTGTTGCGGGCGACCAAGAAGAGCGAGTTCAAGCGCCAGCCGCCGGAGGAACCCTGCATCAGCTGGGATGGCAGCCCGGTTACCGTATCCCTGAAAGAGGTCTGGCCTGACGGCACCCGGTTGCGGGATGCCTACTCGAAACAGGAGGCGGTGGTCAAACAGGGCAAGCTGACCCTGACCCCGAGTAAAGAGAGCGGCGGCCTGCTGCTACTCGAACCGGCCAAGGCGACCAAACCAGCGCCGTTCAGCTGGGATCAGGCGAGCGTCTACTTCCTGCTGACCGACCGCTTCCACAACGGCGATCCCGCTAACGACCACAGTTTCGGCCGCCAGAAGGATGGTCAGGATGAGGTGGCCACCTGGCACGGCGGCGACTTCAAGGGGTTGACCGCCAAGCTCGACTACATCAAGAGCCTCGGCATCAACGCCATCTGGATCACCCCCATGGTGGAGCAGGTGCACGGTTTTATCGGCGGTGGCGAGCAGGGTAACTTCCCCTTCTACGCCTACCACGGCTACTGGGCGCTCGACTTCACCAAAATCGACCCCAACTACGGCGACGAGGAGAGCCTGAAGACCTTGGTGGACGAGGCCCACAAGCGCGGCATGCGGATCATCCTCGATGTGGTGATGAACCACGCCGGTTACGCCACCCTCGCCGACTTGCAAGATCTCGGGCTCACCGAGCTGACTCAGAATACAGCCAAACTGCCGACCGTCTGGAACCAGTGGCACCCGAGTGGCGGCCTCAACTGGCATGGCTACAACCAGTTCATCGACTATCAATCTCCAGCGTGGAACAAGTGGTGGAGCGGTGACTGGGTGCGCGCCGGTCTGCCAGGCTACCCGCAGCCCGGCACCGACGATGTCACCGGCTCCGTGGCGGGGCTGCCAGACTTCCTGACAGAATCAACCAAGCCGGTGGGGCTGCCGCCACTGCTGGCCGCGAAAAAAGACACCCTCGCCAAGGCGTTGCCCGACGCTACCGTGAGCGACTACCTGATCGCCTGGCACACCGACTGGGTGCGCCGATTTGGCATCGACGGTTTTCGGGCCGATACCGTCAAGCATCTGGAGCCCGAAGTGTGGGCCAAGCTCAAGCAAGCGGGTACCACTGCGCTCAAGGAGTGGAAGGCCGCCAACCCGGGCAAGGCCCTCGACGATCTGCCCTTCTACATGGTGGGCGAGGTGTGGGATCATGGGGTGGCCAAGGATTTCTGGTATCAGAACGGCTTCGATTCGCTGATCAACTTCGACTACCAGCGCGAGTTCGCCCTGCCCCAGGCCCAGTGTCTGGCCAGCGCCGAGCCCACCTATGCCAGCTACGCCAGCCGCATCAATCAGGATCCCGAGTTCAACGTGTTGAGCTATATCAGCTCCCACGACACCAAGCTGTTCTTTGGCGACTATCAGGATGTGCCGCTACAGCGCCGGGTTGCCAACAGCTTCATGCTGCTGCCGGGCGGCATCCAGCTCTACTATGGCGACGAGTCCGGCCGCGGGCTGGCCAAAGATGGCGGGGTGTTCGATCTGGCATTGCGCTCGGATATGAACTGGCATGAGCTGGCCAGCGGAGACAAGGCTGAGCTGGTCAAGCACTGGCAGCAACTCGGCCAGTTCCGCGCCGCCCATCCGGCCATTGCGGCAGGCAGTCACCAGAAACTCTCGGATGCCCCCTACGCCTTCGTACGGGAGAAGGGGGATGACAAGGTGGTGGTGGTCTTTGCCGGTAGGCAGAAGTAA